A single region of the Melopsittacus undulatus isolate bMelUnd1 chromosome 10, bMelUnd1.mat.Z, whole genome shotgun sequence genome encodes:
- the TGM2 gene encoding protein-glutamine gamma-glutamyltransferase 2, with translation MAEDLVLETWDLQSERNGREHRTAAMCGQQLVVRRGQPFTITLRFSGRAYEDGVDKLAFNVETGPCPIETSGTRSHFAMTDFPEESGWSAVMQEQDEESLSVSLCSPTSARVGRYSLTLEASTGYQGSSYLLGDFVLLFNPWHPEDTVFLRDEDERREYVLSQQGLIYQGTRDYITSSPWNFGQFEDGILSICLKLLDTNPKFLRDQNKDCSRRNDPAYIGRVVSAMVNCNDEDRGVLAGRWDNHYEDGMSPMAWIGSVDILKRWNNLGCQPVKYGQCWVFAAVACTVMRCLGVPSRVVTNYNSAHDTNGNLVIDRYLNETGEEERRSRDMIWNFHCWVESWMARPDLAPGYDGWQALDPTPQEKSEGVFCCGPAPVRAIKEGDLRLKYDVPFIFAEVNADVVYWVVQRDGSQKKSIHSSVVGKNISTKSVGRDSREDITHTYKYPEGSEKEREVFAKAEHETSSLREEDEGLHLKIKLSEGANNGCDFDVFAVVSNNTNQERGCRLMLCARTASATGAVGPQCGIKDLLNLSLEPYAERSIPLRILYEKYGESLTQDNLIKVVALLTEYQTGDIIVAVRDVYVKNPEIKIRILGEPMQNRKLVAEVSLVNPLAVPLHNCVFVVEGAGLTGGQRIKELEEPVEPQEEARFRVDFVPPQAGMHKLMVDFECDKLMGVKGYRNVIIAPQPK, from the exons ATGGCCGAAG atCTGGTGCTGGAGACGTGGGACCTGCAGAGCGAGCGCAACGGGAGGGAGCACCGCACGGCAGCCATGTGCGGGCAGCAGCTGGTGGTGCGGCGCGGGCAGCCCTTCACCATCACCCTGCGCTTCTCGGGCAGGGCCTACGAGGATGGGGTGGACAAACTGGCCTTCAATGTGGAGACGG GACCCTGCCCCATCGAGACGTCGGGAACCAGGTCCCACTTTGCCATGACCGACTTCCCAGAGGAATCGGGCTGGAGTGCTGtgatgcaggagcaggatgaggagTCCCTCTCGGTTTCACTCTGCTCCCCCACCAGTGCCCGTGTCGGCCGCTACAGCCTGACCCTGGAGGCCTCCACGGGGTACCAGGGTTCCAGCTACCTCCTCGGGgactttgtgctgctctttaACCCCTGGCACCCAG AGGACACGGTTTTCCTGCGGGATGAGGATGAGCGCCGGGAGTATGTCCTGTCCCAGCAGGGGCTCATCTACCAGGGCACCCGTGACTACATCACCTCCAGCCCCTGGAACTTCGGTCAG tTCGAGGATGGGATCCTGTCCATCTGCCTCAAGCTGCTGGACACAAACCCCAAATTCCTGAGGGACCAGAACAAGGACTGCTCGCGCCGCAATGACCCCGCATACATCGGCAGGGTGGTGAGCGCCATG GTGAACTGTAATGACGAGGACCGGGGGGTACTGGCAGGGCGCTGGGACAACCATTATGAAGATGGGATGAGCCCCATGGCCTGGATCGGGAGCGTGGACATTCTCAAGAGGTGGAACAACCTGGGCTGCCAGCCGGTCAAGTACGGCCAGTGCTGGGTGTTCGCTGCCGTGGCCTGTACCG TCATGCGGTGTCTGGGGGTCCCCAGTCGGGTGGTGACCAACTACAACTCAGCCCACGACACCAACGGGAACCTGGTCATCGACCGCTACCTCAATGAGACCGGGGAGGAGGAGCGGCGCTCCAGGGACATGATCTG GAACTTCCACTGCTGGGTGGAGTCCTGGATGGCGCGTCCAGACCTGGCACCAGGCTATGATGGGTGGCAGGCACTGGACCCGACGCCGCAGGAGAAGAGTGAAG GGGTTTTCTGCTGTGGGCCGGCTCCGGTCAGAGCCATCAAGGAGGGTGACCTGCGCCTCAAGTATGATGTGCCCTTCATCTTCGCGGAGGTGAACGCGGATGTGGTGTACTGGGTAGTGCAGCGTGATGGTTCACAGAAGAAGAGCATCCACTCCTCGGTGGTGGGGAAGAACATCAGCACCAAGAGtgtgggcagggacagcagggAGGACATCACCCACACCTACAAGTACCCCGAGG GGTCTGAAAAGGAGCGAGAGGTGTTTGCGAAGGCCGAGCACGAGACGAGCTCCCTGCGGGAGGAGGATGAGGGTCTGCACCTCAAGATCAAACTGTCGGAGGGTGCCAACAACGGCTGCGACTTCGACGTCTTCGCCGTGGTGAGCAACAACACAAACCAGGAGCGCGGCTGCCGGCTCATGCTGTGTGCGCGCACTGCCAGCGCCACCGGTGCCGTGGGGCCGCAGTGTGGCATCAAGGACCTGCTCAACCTCAGCCTGGAGCCCTATGCAG AGAGGAGCATCCCCCTGCGCATCCTGTATGAGAAGTACGGGGAGAGCCTGACCCAGGACAACCTCATCAAGGTGGTGGCTCTGCTGACCGAGTACCAGACCGGAGACATCATCGTGGCCGTCAGGGACGTCTACGTCAAGAACCCGGAGATCAAGATCAGG atCCTAGGGGAGCCGATGCAGAACAGGAAGCTGGTGGCTGAGGTCAGCCTGGTGAACCCCCTGGCAGTGCCTCTGCACAACTGTGTGTTCGTGGTGGAGGGAGCCGGCCTCACCGGCGGGCAGCGGATCAAGGAGCT TGAGGAGCCGGTGGAGCCGCAGGAGGAAGCCAGGTTCCGGGTGGATTTCGTGCCGCCCCAAGCAGGGATGCACAAGCTGATGGTGGACTTCGAGTGCGACAAACTGATGGGGGTCAAGGGCTACCGCAATGTTATCATCGCTCCCCAGCCCAAGTGA